A region of Nocardioides alkalitolerans DNA encodes the following proteins:
- a CDS encoding metallophosphoesterase has protein sequence MIWLGLLLFLALLVGWVVWLVRRLAVAPRWDEVLPAGAARWVRRGATAFVILGTVLLVVAEVLQRLVDPAPWRPLLWLGLTWVAVVWYLTLGLALVALVCGGLRLLRRPAWRDAVARVGAVGAVVVALGATGYGLGEAADVRTSEVEVTVDDLDPGLDGLRVALVTDLHVGPVRDADFVASVVDRVQDADPDLVVLGGDYSDGLERHVGPYLDPLGELDAPYGVVAVTGNHEFINGDADEVMVRLEGLGVTALRNENIVVERDGARLVVAGVHDAVGEGDDAPDPDAALAGTSPDDAILYVAHEPSQVEGGRGIDVQMSGHTHGGQLWPFGYLVRLDQPTLAGVDDVEGVQVVTSRGAGAWGPPVRVGAPPEVVVVTLRAG, from the coding sequence GTGATCTGGCTCGGTCTGCTCCTCTTCCTCGCTCTCCTGGTCGGCTGGGTCGTCTGGCTCGTCCGCCGCCTCGCGGTCGCTCCGCGCTGGGACGAGGTGCTGCCCGCCGGAGCCGCGCGCTGGGTGCGGCGCGGCGCGACCGCCTTCGTAATCCTCGGCACGGTGCTCCTCGTCGTCGCCGAGGTGCTGCAGCGGCTGGTCGACCCCGCGCCGTGGCGTCCGCTGCTCTGGCTGGGCCTGACCTGGGTGGCGGTGGTCTGGTACCTGACGCTCGGCCTCGCGCTGGTCGCGCTGGTCTGCGGGGGGCTGCGTCTGCTCCGCCGTCCGGCGTGGCGCGACGCGGTCGCGCGCGTGGGTGCCGTCGGTGCGGTCGTCGTCGCGCTGGGCGCCACCGGATACGGCCTCGGGGAGGCGGCGGACGTGCGCACGAGCGAGGTCGAGGTGACCGTCGACGACCTCGACCCCGGCCTCGACGGCCTGCGGGTCGCCCTGGTGACCGACCTCCACGTCGGCCCCGTGCGGGACGCCGACTTCGTCGCCTCCGTGGTCGACCGCGTCCAGGACGCCGATCCCGACCTGGTGGTCCTCGGCGGGGACTACAGCGACGGCCTGGAGCGCCACGTCGGGCCCTACCTCGATCCGCTCGGGGAGCTGGACGCGCCGTACGGGGTCGTGGCGGTCACGGGCAACCACGAGTTCATCAACGGTGACGCCGACGAGGTGATGGTCCGGCTCGAGGGCCTCGGCGTGACCGCCCTGCGCAACGAGAACATCGTCGTCGAGCGCGACGGCGCCCGGCTCGTGGTCGCCGGTGTGCACGACGCCGTCGGCGAGGGCGACGACGCGCCCGATCCCGACGCGGCGCTGGCGGGCACGAGCCCCGACGACGCGATCCTGTACGTCGCGCACGAGCCCTCGCAGGTCGAGGGCGGCCGCGGGATCGACGTGCAGATGTCGGGCCACACGCACGGGGGCCAGCTGTGGCCGTTCGGCTACCTGGTGCGCCTCGACCAGCCCACCCTGGCGGGCGTCGACGACGTCGAGGGCGTCCAGGTGGTGACGAGCCGCGGGGCGGGCGCCTGGGGCCCGCCCGTGCGGGTGGGGGCTCCGCCGGAAGTCGTCGTGGTGACGCTCCGCGCGGGTTGA
- a CDS encoding alternate-type signal peptide domain-containing protein codes for MQKITKGAIAAGGAAVLLLGGAGSLAFWNATADVPGGAVDSGELTLTPVAAGQWTFNGDPIADPGAVTLVPGDELAYSGTYTIGAEGDNLEADVAVTGGAAAGSLAPYLTTSLDYTVDGADDVDAITEANDGDVLAVDLAISFPFGTTADNASQQQTLDLGAVSIALTQTDATP; via the coding sequence ATGCAGAAGATCACGAAGGGGGCGATCGCCGCGGGTGGCGCGGCGGTGCTCCTGCTCGGCGGCGCCGGTTCACTGGCGTTCTGGAACGCGACCGCGGACGTGCCGGGAGGTGCCGTCGACTCCGGGGAGCTGACGCTGACACCGGTCGCGGCCGGCCAGTGGACGTTCAACGGGGACCCGATCGCCGACCCCGGCGCCGTCACCCTCGTGCCGGGCGACGAGCTCGCCTACAGCGGCACCTACACGATCGGCGCCGAGGGCGACAACCTCGAGGCCGACGTCGCCGTGACCGGCGGCGCGGCGGCGGGCTCGCTCGCGCCGTACCTGACGACGTCGCTCGACTACACCGTCGACGGTGCCGACGACGTCGACGCGATCACCGAGGCCAACGACGGCGACGTGCTCGCCGTCGACCTCGCGATCAGCTTCCCGTTCGGCACGACGGCGGACAACGCCTCGCAGCAGCAGACCCTCGACCTGGGCGCGGTGTCCATCGCGCTCACGCAGACCGACGCGACGCCCTGA
- a CDS encoding signal peptidase I codes for MTRRRRVLGGAWRALCVVVIALGVLVVGVAVVVPRLGGATPYTILTGSMEPTYPPGTLVVVREVDPDDIVTGDVVTFQLRSGEPAVATHRVVGTGRSTVGGEVVLTTKGDANATADAEPVRAVQVRGRVWYAVPWLGHVGAALGAPTRQVLVYVAAGALLLYAAAMVVAGVRERRAGVTSTGGTGGTGDAAGRGGRHGG; via the coding sequence GTGACGCGCCGGCGTCGCGTCCTGGGTGGGGCGTGGCGTGCGCTGTGCGTCGTCGTGATCGCGCTCGGGGTGCTCGTGGTCGGGGTCGCCGTGGTCGTGCCGCGCCTGGGCGGCGCCACGCCGTACACGATCCTCACGGGGTCGATGGAGCCGACCTACCCGCCCGGCACGCTCGTCGTCGTGCGCGAGGTCGATCCCGACGACATCGTCACGGGCGACGTCGTCACCTTCCAGCTGCGCTCGGGCGAGCCGGCCGTGGCGACGCACCGCGTGGTCGGGACCGGCCGCAGCACGGTCGGCGGCGAGGTGGTGCTCACGACGAAGGGCGACGCCAATGCGACCGCCGACGCCGAGCCGGTCCGTGCCGTCCAGGTGCGCGGCCGGGTCTGGTACGCCGTGCCCTGGCTCGGCCACGTGGGCGCCGCGCTGGGGGCCCCGACCCGGCAGGTGCTCGTGTACGTCGCCGCCGGCGCGCTCCTCCTGTACGCCGCGGCCATGGTGGTCGCGGGCGTGCGGGAGCGGCGTGCCGGCGTGACGAGCACCGGTGGGACCGGTGGGACCGGTGATGCCGCCGGACGGGGCGGCCGGCACGGGGGATGA
- a CDS encoding SipW-dependent-type signal peptide-containing protein: protein MSGGAHRAGRAGRAGPLPGAARTRLTRAALASVAAVLLLLGAQGTFAFWSDRATVTGGPITSGSLDLTVDGSQGAPSYAKTGLTLNGMLPGESVAETVVVRNVGSAPFRWTATVTPGGDLGPALDVQLYLGSATTGDDTTYPRTEGCATTTTPVVSGTTATRLDPGAVGTAGQTLCIRVALPSSVGDAYQARTSGSVSVRLDATQALP from the coding sequence GTGAGCGGCGGGGCGCACCGGGCCGGACGCGCCGGACGCGCCGGGCCGTTGCCCGGAGCGGCCCGGACGCGGCTGACGCGGGCTGCCCTCGCGTCCGTCGCGGCCGTCCTGCTGCTCCTCGGGGCCCAGGGCACGTTCGCGTTCTGGAGCGACCGCGCCACCGTGACCGGCGGGCCGATCACGTCGGGCTCGCTCGACCTCACCGTCGACGGGTCGCAGGGAGCGCCGTCCTACGCGAAGACGGGGCTCACGCTCAACGGCATGCTGCCGGGCGAGAGCGTCGCCGAGACGGTCGTGGTGCGCAACGTCGGGTCCGCGCCCTTCCGGTGGACCGCCACCGTCACCCCGGGCGGCGACCTCGGACCGGCCCTCGACGTGCAGCTCTACCTGGGCTCGGCCACCACGGGGGACGACACCACGTACCCGCGCACCGAGGGCTGTGCGACCACCACGACGCCCGTCGTCAGCGGCACGACCGCCACCCGGCTCGACCCGGGCGCGGTCGGCACCGCCGGGCAGACGCTGTGCATCCGCGTCGCCCTGCCCTCGTCGGTCGGCGACGCCTACCAGGCGCGCACCTCGGGCTCGGTCTCCGTGCGGCTCGACGCGACCCAGGCCCTGCCATGA